A window from Sinanaerobacter sp. ZZT-01 encodes these proteins:
- the glpK gene encoding glycerol kinase GlpK encodes MNHKTGKYIMAFDQGTTSSRCILFNRQGEMVTLAQKEFRQHYPKQGWVEHDAMEIWSTQIGVAQEAMYKVQATYKDIAAIGITNQRETTVVWDKISGLPIHPALVWQCRRTAPYCDTLKEQGLTDFFHKKTGLLIDAYFSATKLKWILDHVEGARERAEKGELLFGTIDTWLIWNLSKGKIHATDYSNAARTMLFNIQTLKWDEEILSFFSIPKKMLPEVKPSSGIYGNTDPSVFGSEIPISGAAGDQQAALFGQTCFTEGMAKNTYGTGCFLLMHTGSQPVYSENGLLTTIAWGIDGKVEYALEGSIFIGGAAIQWLRDECKLLASSAESEELAGKVEDSNGVYLVPAFVGLGAPYWNPYARGMLVGLTRGANREHIIRATLESIAYQTQEVLQLMEQDSGVSLTTLKVDGGACANNLLMQFQADIIHCPVERPICTETTALGAAYLAGLAVGYWKDKNEIRENWRMERRFEASMKEETRKQLLKGWRRAVSAALAWAEAE; translated from the coding sequence ATGAATCATAAGACAGGAAAATACATTATGGCTTTCGATCAGGGAACTACAAGCTCACGCTGCATTCTATTTAATCGGCAGGGTGAAATGGTTACTTTGGCGCAGAAGGAATTTCGTCAGCATTATCCAAAACAGGGATGGGTTGAGCATGATGCGATGGAAATCTGGTCGACACAAATTGGAGTGGCACAAGAAGCGATGTATAAAGTGCAGGCAACGTACAAAGATATCGCAGCAATCGGCATTACAAATCAAAGAGAAACAACGGTGGTGTGGGACAAAATATCGGGATTGCCGATTCATCCGGCTTTGGTTTGGCAGTGCAGAAGAACAGCACCGTATTGTGATACTTTAAAAGAACAAGGTCTAACTGATTTTTTTCACAAGAAAACAGGGTTGCTGATTGATGCATATTTTTCTGCGACAAAATTAAAATGGATATTAGACCATGTAGAGGGAGCACGGGAGCGGGCAGAAAAAGGAGAGCTGCTTTTTGGAACGATAGATACCTGGCTTATATGGAATTTATCAAAAGGAAAGATTCACGCAACTGATTATTCCAATGCAGCAAGAACGATGCTTTTTAATATTCAGACACTGAAATGGGATGAAGAGATTTTATCTTTCTTTTCGATCCCTAAAAAAATGCTTCCTGAGGTGAAGCCTTCCAGCGGTATTTACGGGAACACGGATCCTTCTGTATTTGGGAGTGAAATTCCAATTTCCGGTGCTGCAGGAGACCAGCAGGCTGCCTTGTTTGGGCAAACCTGCTTTACGGAAGGAATGGCAAAAAATACTTATGGAACAGGTTGTTTTCTGCTGATGCACACAGGAAGCCAGCCCGTGTATTCTGAAAATGGTCTTTTGACAACGATTGCCTGGGGAATAGACGGAAAAGTAGAGTACGCTTTGGAAGGCTCTATTTTTATCGGCGGAGCGGCAATTCAATGGCTGCGTGATGAATGCAAACTGTTAGCATCCTCCGCAGAGTCAGAGGAGCTGGCAGGTAAAGTGGAAGATTCGAATGGAGTATACTTGGTTCCTGCATTTGTCGGGCTTGGTGCACCTTACTGGAATCCGTATGCAAGAGGAATGCTAGTTGGCTTGACCAGAGGTGCAAACCGGGAACATATTATACGGGCTACCTTAGAATCGATAGCGTATCAGACGCAAGAGGTACTGCAACTGATGGAGCAAGATTCCGGTGTGAGCTTAACAACTTTAAAGGTTGATGGAGGTGCCTGTGCAAACAATTTGTTGATGCAGTTTCAGGCGGACATCATACATTGCCCCGTGGAAAGACCGATTTGCACTGAAACGACAGCACTGGGAGCCGCTTACTTGGCTGGTCTGGCTGTTGGATATTGGAAAGATAAAAATGAAATCAGAGAAAATTGGAGGATGGAAAGACGTTTTGAAGCCTCTATGAAAGAAGAGACACGAAAGCAGCTCTTAAAAGGCTGGAGGCGTGCTGTCTCCGCAGCCTTGGCTTGGGCAGAAGCAGAATAA
- the spoIIP gene encoding stage II sporulation protein P: protein MRRRRYASRAVSKGGIVVVAFLCFFLAAATELYFMDKDAGRSEQVSETFHVQDLFSSVNRGSKGRRTSGDNVNRSLKGVLQLSFPSLSKEDGDNKDDKLVAQNENIKEDTDDSEDQAVNQEEITEPAKEEPEAVAVLDTEESKNPVVLIVHTHATESYQPMSEGNFHRLEEAGTVREVGNILTKELEQKGIPVIHDKTLHDSPSYNQSYARSLQTLQSYLAKNPSIKIVIDLHRDAAAYAGNVGKTMQVQGSTIAKYSLVIGKGNANYDQLKGFANQINAKADQLYPGFSGRIIEKEYRFNEYVSDHYLLLEVGNNENTIDQAKLTGKYFADVLASYIQEME, encoded by the coding sequence ATGAGGAGAAGACGGTATGCAAGCAGAGCTGTGAGCAAGGGCGGAATTGTGGTAGTTGCTTTTCTTTGCTTTTTCTTAGCAGCTGCCACAGAACTATATTTCATGGACAAAGACGCTGGAAGATCTGAACAGGTAAGTGAAACGTTTCATGTTCAAGATCTGTTTTCTTCTGTCAATCGGGGAAGTAAAGGAAGACGGACTTCTGGAGACAATGTCAATCGTTCTTTAAAGGGTGTCTTACAGTTGTCCTTTCCGTCTCTTTCCAAAGAGGATGGAGATAACAAGGACGATAAGCTAGTGGCACAAAATGAAAATATTAAAGAGGATACGGATGATTCTGAGGATCAAGCAGTAAATCAGGAAGAAATAACGGAACCAGCCAAAGAAGAACCGGAGGCAGTCGCAGTATTAGATACGGAAGAAAGTAAGAATCCAGTTGTCTTGATTGTTCATACGCATGCAACAGAATCCTACCAGCCGATGAGTGAGGGTAATTTTCACCGCCTTGAGGAAGCGGGGACGGTTCGTGAAGTTGGAAATATTTTAACGAAAGAACTGGAACAAAAAGGGATTCCGGTCATTCATGATAAGACATTACACGACTCACCTTCATATAACCAGTCCTACGCGCGTTCTCTTCAAACACTGCAATCGTATTTGGCAAAAAATCCATCGATTAAAATCGTGATCGATTTGCATCGAGATGCAGCCGCATATGCCGGAAATGTCGGAAAGACAATGCAGGTTCAAGGCAGTACAATTGCAAAATACAGCTTAGTAATCGGTAAAGGAAATGCCAATTATGACCAGCTGAAAGGGTTTGCGAATCAAATAAATGCAAAAGCAGATCAATTATATCCCGGATTTTCCGGTAGAATTATAGAAAAAGAGTATCGTTTTAACGAATATGTGAGCGATCATTATTTACTGCTTGAAGTAGGAAATAATGAAAATACAATCGATCAAGCAAAGCTGACAGGAAAATATTTTGCAGATGTGCTGGCTTCTTACATACAAGAAATGGAGTAA
- a CDS encoding cation transporter, with translation MDSNEDRIRFEQKALRVSMWGAILFVLLEFYMALRTHSQAVLMDSAYDAAELVTIVISLRLVPLLYKPMTEKRPFGYAQVETWLLVIKGFMLLAVTVGLVVNNIQIILQGGSHVNFTLVAYFELFAAILGILIVIWLKRMNCGLQSPMVDVEISGWWIDTIASMGMACAFFIPAIFHTEAVKTLTPYLDSAAAIVLTFFILPTPIRLVLNGMNDLFLMAPEQEVVSQIKQISDEVLQKHTFGEKISMVTYDIMRMGRRFWVSIYVTSNKDTISISEWASVQREIELALMEEFHDVYVELLPEIE, from the coding sequence ATGGATTCGAACGAGGATAGAATCAGGTTCGAGCAAAAAGCCTTAAGAGTTTCGATGTGGGGAGCGATTCTCTTTGTTCTTTTGGAGTTTTATATGGCTTTGAGGACACACTCGCAGGCCGTATTAATGGATTCAGCATATGATGCAGCAGAACTGGTGACCATTGTAATTTCTTTAAGACTGGTACCGTTATTATATAAGCCAATGACTGAAAAAAGACCATTTGGTTATGCACAAGTTGAGACGTGGCTTCTTGTGATTAAAGGTTTCATGCTTCTTGCGGTTACTGTCGGACTGGTTGTAAATAATATACAGATTATTTTACAGGGGGGCAGTCACGTCAATTTTACACTGGTCGCATATTTTGAATTGTTTGCTGCGATTTTAGGAATTTTAATTGTAATTTGGCTGAAGCGGATGAATTGTGGGTTACAGTCGCCGATGGTGGATGTGGAAATCAGCGGATGGTGGATTGACACCATTGCGAGTATGGGAATGGCATGTGCGTTTTTTATTCCTGCAATTTTCCATACGGAGGCAGTAAAAACGCTCACACCGTACTTGGACTCCGCTGCTGCAATCGTTTTAACTTTTTTCATTTTGCCAACACCGATTCGCCTGGTTTTAAATGGGATGAACGATTTGTTTTTAATGGCTCCGGAACAAGAAGTAGTAAGTCAAATCAAACAAATTTCTGATGAAGTGCTGCAAAAACACACATTTGGAGAAAAAATATCTATGGTAACGTATGATATTATGCGGATGGGGCGGAGATTTTGGGTCTCGATTTATGTAACTTCGAACAAAGATACCATAAGTATTTCTGAGTGGGCTTCCGTACAGAGAGAAATAGAGCTGGCATTGATGGAAGAATTTCACGATGTATATGTAGAGTTATTACCCGAGATTGAATAG
- the lepA gene encoding translation elongation factor 4, with protein MDAYQQYIRNFSIIAHIDHGKSTLADRMLEQTGVVSHREMKEQFLDNMDLERERGITIKLQTTRLVYQAKDGHEYIFNLIDTPGHVDFTYEVSRSLAACEGAVLVVDATQGVEAQTLANVYLALNENLEILPVINKIDLPSASPDAVKEEIEDVIGIEAQDAPLISAKEGLNIGDVLEAVVAKIPAPKGNPDEKLKALIFDSYYDNYKGVVIYTRVFDGRIKKGDMIRLMNTKKKYEVTEVGVYAPGPVAVKELNAGSVGYVCASIKQVADARVGDTITLDENPTESPLPGYKKVQPMVYCGIYPAEGEKYENVRDALEKLQVNDAAFLFEPETSTALGFGFRCGFLGLLHMEIIVERLEREFNLGIITTSPSVIYKVIMENGDVEMIQNPSNLPNSIEIDHIEEPIVKADIMIPKDYVGAIMEICQERRGKMIHMEYITEMRVVLHYEMPLNEVIYDFFDALKSKTRGYGSLDYEFVRYEKSNVVKMDILLNKDLVDAFSMIVHESKAYARGRFVCEKLKEIIPMHQFEVPIQASIGQKVIARETVRALRKDVLAKCYGGDISRKRKLLEKQKEGKKRMRQFGTVEVPQEAFTAVLKYDDNK; from the coding sequence ATGGACGCTTATCAGCAGTACATTCGAAATTTTAGCATTATTGCTCACATAGACCATGGTAAATCAACACTGGCAGATCGTATGCTGGAACAGACCGGCGTTGTGTCCCATCGTGAGATGAAGGAGCAATTTTTAGATAATATGGATCTGGAACGGGAAAGAGGAATTACCATTAAATTGCAGACAACCCGTTTGGTCTATCAAGCAAAGGACGGACATGAATATATTTTCAATTTAATAGACACACCCGGACACGTCGATTTTACTTATGAAGTATCTCGAAGCTTGGCCGCATGCGAAGGTGCGGTTCTTGTTGTGGATGCGACGCAGGGGGTGGAAGCGCAGACGCTTGCGAATGTGTACTTGGCATTGAATGAAAACTTGGAAATACTGCCTGTCATCAATAAAATAGATTTGCCGAGTGCAAGCCCTGACGCGGTCAAGGAAGAGATCGAAGATGTGATTGGCATTGAAGCACAAGATGCCCCTTTGATCTCAGCGAAGGAAGGCTTAAACATTGGGGATGTTTTGGAGGCGGTTGTTGCAAAGATTCCAGCACCCAAGGGAAATCCGGATGAAAAGCTGAAAGCTTTGATCTTTGATTCCTATTATGACAATTATAAGGGTGTGGTCATCTATACGCGCGTTTTTGACGGACGGATAAAAAAAGGCGACATGATCCGCTTGATGAATACGAAGAAAAAATATGAGGTGACAGAAGTTGGTGTTTATGCGCCGGGACCGGTTGCGGTAAAAGAATTGAATGCTGGATCGGTTGGCTATGTGTGTGCAAGCATTAAGCAGGTTGCAGATGCACGTGTAGGTGATACGATTACCTTGGATGAGAATCCGACAGAGTCACCTCTGCCCGGCTATAAAAAAGTGCAGCCGATGGTATATTGCGGAATCTATCCTGCAGAAGGTGAAAAATATGAAAACGTCAGAGACGCTTTGGAAAAGCTCCAAGTAAATGATGCAGCATTTTTATTTGAGCCGGAAACTTCGACGGCTTTAGGTTTTGGATTTCGTTGCGGATTTTTAGGTTTACTGCATATGGAAATTATCGTAGAACGATTAGAACGCGAATTCAATCTGGGAATCATTACCACTTCTCCGAGTGTTATCTATAAAGTCATTATGGAAAATGGTGATGTAGAGATGATTCAAAACCCTTCGAATTTACCAAACTCGATTGAAATTGACCACATAGAAGAACCCATCGTTAAAGCAGATATTATGATTCCGAAGGATTATGTCGGTGCAATTATGGAAATCTGCCAAGAACGAAGAGGAAAGATGATTCATATGGAGTATATCACGGAAATGCGGGTAGTGCTTCACTATGAAATGCCTTTGAATGAAGTAATTTATGATTTCTTTGATGCATTGAAGTCAAAGACACGTGGTTATGGATCTTTGGATTATGAATTTGTGCGCTATGAAAAATCCAACGTTGTAAAGATGGACATCTTGTTAAATAAAGACCTTGTGGATGCATTTTCCATGATTGTACATGAATCTAAAGCATATGCAAGAGGGCGATTTGTCTGTGAGAAGTTAAAGGAAATTATTCCGATGCATCAATTTGAAGTACCGATTCAGGCTTCGATCGGGCAGAAGGTTATTGCCCGGGAAACGGTGCGTGCTTTGCGTAAAGACGTATTGGCAAAATGCTACGGTGGAGACATTTCAAGAAAGAGAAAGCTCCTTGAAAAGCAAAAAGAGGGGAAGAAAAGGATGCGGCAGTTTGGAACAGTGGAGGTTCCGCAGGAGGCGTTTACTGCTGTGTTGAAATACGATGATAACAAGTAG
- the hemW gene encoding radical SAM family heme chaperone HemW: protein MRRGKQKLGLYVHIPFCLKKCNYCDFLSFSGYDLKEQEQYIQALQKEMEAYNLKESDYTVDTIFIGGGTPSLLTESLTETILKKIYDCFCIDKNVEVTIECNPGTLTKQKLESYWRMGINRLSIGCQSLNDAVLEFMGRIHTRDDFFKTYDTACCCGFENINADLIFGVPGQSVQMFQQDVKEVLNLQPKHVSFYSLQIEEGTPFYEQYKAGKFNQVSDNDDRKMYHQTIEELDKNGYIHYEISNAAKRGYECRHNLKYWSMADYLGMGLGAHSYIKGVRFSNTRSMRDYLEGNYVETTHKNTRKDSISDYLFTGLRKIEGIDLTEFEKSFGEPIENLFGEVLRSFQERGLLEQGKSYLRFTKKGLDLSNTVLRELV, encoded by the coding sequence ATGCGCAGAGGAAAACAGAAATTAGGATTGTATGTTCACATACCATTTTGTTTAAAAAAGTGCAATTACTGTGACTTCCTTTCGTTCAGCGGATATGATTTGAAAGAGCAGGAGCAATATATTCAGGCACTACAAAAAGAAATGGAAGCATATAATCTCAAAGAGAGTGATTATACAGTAGATACTATTTTTATCGGCGGAGGAACACCTTCTCTGCTTACAGAATCGTTAACAGAGACCATTCTGAAAAAGATATATGATTGTTTTTGTATCGATAAGAATGTGGAGGTTACGATCGAATGCAACCCGGGAACTTTAACAAAACAAAAATTGGAATCCTATTGGCGTATGGGAATCAATCGGCTGAGCATTGGATGCCAGTCATTAAATGATGCTGTTTTGGAATTCATGGGGAGAATACATACTCGAGATGATTTTTTTAAAACGTACGATACAGCCTGCTGCTGTGGGTTTGAAAATATTAATGCTGATTTAATCTTTGGCGTACCGGGTCAATCGGTTCAAATGTTTCAACAGGATGTAAAAGAGGTATTAAACTTGCAGCCAAAGCATGTATCTTTTTACAGCTTGCAGATTGAAGAGGGAACACCGTTTTATGAACAATATAAGGCAGGAAAGTTCAATCAAGTTTCGGATAATGATGACCGAAAGATGTACCATCAGACAATTGAGGAACTAGATAAAAATGGATACATCCATTATGAAATATCAAATGCTGCAAAACGGGGTTATGAATGCCGTCATAATTTAAAATACTGGTCTATGGCGGACTATTTAGGCATGGGTTTGGGGGCACACTCTTATATAAAAGGTGTTCGATTCAGTAATACCAGAAGTATGAGGGATTATCTGGAAGGAAATTATGTGGAGACTACTCATAAAAATACGAGAAAAGATTCTATATCGGATTATCTATTTACAGGGCTTCGTAAAATAGAAGGAATCGATTTGACGGAATTTGAAAAGAGTTTTGGTGAACCGATTGAAAATCTTTTCGGAGAAGTACTTCGCTCCTTTCAGGAACGAGGTCTTCTTGAACAGGGGAAATCATATCTTCGGTTTACAAAAAAAGGATTGGACTTAAGTAATACTGTACTGAGAGAACTGGTTTAG
- a CDS encoding cytidylate kinase-like family protein, producing MDHKIIITIAREYGSGGREIGKQLAEQLKIPFYDKELITRTAEESGIDPDLFENADEKPSNPFWTSLAFNIGTFGSHIPTINDLPMNDRLFLLQSKTIRKIAEEGSCVIVGRCADYILEKEENIIRFFIHADREDKLNRVIHSYGIPEEGAQEFMKKTDRRRATYYDYYVGEKWGQINRYDLSINSSTLGIQSTVDLLLKFVKQINA from the coding sequence ATCGGTAAGCAATTAGCGGAACAGTTAAAGATTCCCTTCTACGATAAAGAATTGATTACCCGAACAGCGGAAGAAAGCGGTATTGATCCGGATCTTTTTGAAAATGCGGATGAAAAACCCTCAAATCCGTTTTGGACCTCTTTAGCGTTTAATATCGGTACCTTTGGAAGTCACATTCCTACCATAAATGACTTGCCTATGAATGACCGCTTGTTCTTACTGCAATCAAAGACGATACGAAAAATCGCCGAGGAAGGCTCCTGTGTGATTGTCGGCAGATGCGCTGACTATATACTGGAAAAAGAAGAAAATATCATTCGTTTCTTCATTCATGCAGATCGGGAGGATAAACTAAACCGCGTCATCCATTCCTACGGAATCCCTGAAGAAGGTGCGCAAGAATTTATGAAAAAAACAGATCGGCGGAGGGCTACTTATTATGACTATTATGTGGGTGAAAAGTGGGGTCAAATAAACCGTTATGACCTATCCATCAATAGCAGCACCCTTGGTATCCAATCTACGGTCGACCTACTCTTAAAATTTGTAAAACAGATAAACGCTTAA
- the gpr gene encoding GPR endopeptidase, whose amino-acid sequence MIRTDLAIENKEMYDAKNNGQKIEIPGVEVDTDSYEEGINVTRIKIADENGSAVMQKPMGSYITIELPKAANGAEDLKKVAAKAVGNELKKLVPFHYHLKVLVIGLGNEKVTPDALGPHTVSKIRVTRHLFLLYNVDGDEEQGCVSALCPGVMASTGMESAELIQGAAQIAQPEVVLAIDALAARNVERIGTTIQITDTGISPGAGTGNMRKNLTEESIGRKVIAIGVPTVIDAGTMVLDSLSGYLSDAAEAEKYLDDTGLEMIVTTSDIDQSIHDFSEIIADAINIALHPGIYS is encoded by the coding sequence ATGATTCGAACAGACTTAGCAATTGAAAATAAAGAAATGTATGATGCAAAAAATAATGGACAAAAAATTGAAATTCCGGGAGTCGAAGTGGATACGGATAGCTACGAGGAAGGAATCAATGTTACCAGAATTAAAATCGCAGATGAAAACGGCAGCGCAGTCATGCAGAAACCGATGGGAAGTTATATCACAATTGAATTGCCAAAAGCTGCAAATGGCGCAGAAGATTTAAAAAAAGTAGCCGCAAAGGCAGTAGGGAATGAATTGAAAAAATTGGTTCCGTTTCATTATCATCTAAAGGTTCTTGTAATTGGACTTGGGAATGAAAAGGTTACGCCAGACGCTTTGGGACCGCATACGGTATCTAAAATTCGAGTGACGAGACATTTGTTCCTTTTGTATAACGTAGATGGGGACGAAGAACAGGGGTGCGTCAGTGCATTATGCCCTGGAGTTATGGCTTCGACCGGGATGGAATCGGCAGAATTGATTCAGGGCGCGGCACAAATTGCACAGCCTGAAGTGGTGCTTGCGATCGATGCACTGGCAGCACGGAATGTAGAACGCATCGGAACAACGATACAAATTACAGATACCGGAATCTCACCGGGTGCAGGTACCGGTAATATGCGTAAGAATTTAACCGAAGAAAGTATTGGGAGAAAAGTAATTGCAATCGGTGTTCCTACGGTCATTGATGCAGGAACTATGGTTTTGGATTCCTTATCCGGATATTTAAGCGATGCGGCAGAAGCGGAAAAATATTTAGATGATACCGGGCTGGAAATGATTGTTACGACATCCGATATCGATCAATCCATTCATGATTTTTCTGAGATAATTGCAGATGCTATAAATATTGCGCTTCATCCCGGCATATACTCTTAA